From the Acidimicrobiia bacterium genome, the window TGATCGCGCTCGGCTATGACTCCGGCGAGACCGTGACCGTCGATCAAGAATTCACCTACAACACTGCGCAGATCGTGGAAGCCTGGCAAGAAGACATCGGCGCTGAAGTCGACGGGGTCGTCGACCTGGGCGAGGTGGTCTTCATCCCGGGCCCTGCCCAGGTTCGGAGCGGTGCGGCGATCGGGGATTCCACCGGCACGGGGAGTCCGGCCGTCACTCTCATCACCGGTGAGGCAATGGCGGGTGCCGACGTCGAGCAACTTGAAGCCGCACTCAACGCTCTCGGGTTCAATCCCGGCATCGTGGACGGCACATTCACCGATGAGACCCGGATTGCCGTGCTCGACTGGCAGGCTGCAACAGGACTCCCTGAGGATGGCGTCGTCGACCTAGGTGAGATTGTGTTCCTGGAGGGTGCTGTGCGTGTGAGCGACCGGCTGGCTTCGGTCGGCAGCCGCGTCGGTGCCGGCAGCCCCGTCCTGGCAGTTTCATCGTCCGAGAAGGTGGTCCGCCTCGACCTGCCTGCCCGCAATCAGGGCATTGTCTCGGTCGGCGATGAAGTCATCATCGTGATGCCGGACTTCTCAGAGACGCCCGGTGTCGTGGCCTCCGTCGCTACTACCGCTTCTGTCGACCAGGGCAACCAGGCTGTGTTCGAAGTGATCGTGGAACTCATCGATCCCTCCGTGGCCGATGGCCTCGATGAAGCACCGGTCGATGTCGACGTGATCTCCGAGTCGGTTGAGAACGTGCTGGCAGTCCCCGTATCTTCGCTCGTGGCGCTGACCGAAGGTGGCTACGCCGTGAGAGTCGACACGGGCGGGGCAAGCCCGCAACTGGTGGCCGTCGACCCCGGGTTCTTTGCCGACGGCCTCGTCGAGATCACCAGCAGCGAGGTGCAAGCGGGCGATCGGGTGGTGGTGCCGTGATGCCGTCTGAGCCGGTTCTTTCCCTGAACAATGTGTTCAAGGAGTACCCGACGACGCCGGTGGTTCGTGCTCTCCGTGGTGTGAGCTTCGCAGTCAACTCAGGCGAACTCGTCGCGGTGGTCGGCCCGTCTGGATCCGGCAAATCGACTCTGCTGCACATCATGGGAACCCTGGATCGACCGACCTCCGGCGAGGTCACGGTGGCGGGCTACCAGGTCTCCCGACTGTCGGACAGAGACATGTCGTCGCTGCGCGCTCACCATATCGGCTTCGTGTTCCAGCAGTTCCACCTGCTGAGCGGGTTCACGGCACTCGACAATGTGGCAGATGGTTT encodes:
- a CDS encoding peptidoglycan-binding protein, whose amino-acid sequence is MSDTKVISESHMPPDEDSSPEGEGETTDTVRRRGRWMWWGVGLLVVAGAASAAVLMANEAPSDSTAVTAIQLNYGEAVITDLVQTESFDGTLGTVDGDPVTTQFAGTVTSAATAGERVEQGDVLFSIDGEPVVLLYGEAPAYRDLAIGVDSMSVPGRLVGTITGIVEPGTAIEQGDVLYRVNGEPVVVLYGDVPAYRTLRDASTSLEGDDVQQLEAALIALGYDSGETVTVDQEFTYNTAQIVEAWQEDIGAEVDGVVDLGEVVFIPGPAQVRSGAAIGDSTGTGSPAVTLITGEAMAGADVEQLEAALNALGFNPGIVDGTFTDETRIAVLDWQAATGLPEDGVVDLGEIVFLEGAVRVSDRLASVGSRVGAGSPVLAVSSSEKVVRLDLPARNQGIVSVGDEVIIVMPDFSETPGVVASVATTASVDQGNQAVFEVIVELIDPSVADGLDEAPVDVDVISESVENVLAVPVSSLVALTEGGYAVRVDTGGASPQLVAVDPGFFADGLVEITSSEVQAGDRVVVP